Proteins encoded by one window of Chondromyces crocatus:
- a CDS encoding YbcC family protein, with the protein MNSSNAPEPHAVPSPEGRLQSLLDRVGHLLPAQGPIGVFIHHNTLHAFQHLPFHEAVSAAGALFGAESYLDEAEYRGFFEGGRITEADLDAALDEYLDEEARSLAAEERRGALSRRAIARLALLHPLRAETAAGLVWRLAEEAGRAGAEATRALWEACRAVPLPPASPREPSLVDRVGIDRSHRDLLLALTGDDAAERIGSFLVRFLSAYLDEGVAHWAMPEREQGLWAAFVSMTREAPPVVAFLHGLAAEMESCARERLAPATVVLRALDELGVAEAHQEAYLTRVLLEAPGWAGMVHRLEHHPGDRGAGAPPVTLVELAAVRLTLSRYALREIARQRLGYEGPLAELSECVRRSVRGAMLPARSPEHERPYRLFQLVRVAGLSASEVEALSVEDRIWTLEVLEALGGGARQRVWHEAYERHLRNEVMGALAANVQRPVEARRVREPMLQLVCCMDDRSCGLRRHVEELSPHHETFGIAGFFGVPIRYRGLDDAGYMDLCPLGAEPAYEVVERPVEEALGVRRQGHRRRWARLLHALRHGTTTMARGVLLTPTLGVLSVVPLVARVLLPRTTAKLQAALSARLMPPPVTQLHSPEEDEGRGALRRLTAAEKASRVAASLENLGLVQGFAPLVVVLGHGSKSTNNPHQSAYDCGACGGRLGGPNARLFAEMANDPAARALLRERGIVIPETTWFIGGLHNTTTDGITLYDEHRVPASHHAALRAVKADLDEARKRHAHERCRRFASAPARLDPEGALAHVEARAEDLGQARPELGHATNAVAVIGRRELTRGLFLDRRAFLISYDPTQDPEGHILERILAAAGPVGAGINLEYYFSRVDNARYGCGTKLPHNLVSLLGVMEGTAGDLRTGLPRQMVEIHEPVRLLLAVETTPEVAAAICARQPVVRELVVNGWVQLVCVDPETGEMQRFRAGGFEPLALSVPALPEVARSVDWYGGKSGFVPPAVIRAAAADRPEVFHVAA; encoded by the coding sequence ATGAACTCTTCGAACGCTCCAGAACCTCACGCCGTGCCATCGCCCGAGGGGCGCCTCCAGTCGCTCCTCGACCGGGTGGGCCACCTGCTGCCAGCGCAAGGCCCAATCGGCGTCTTCATCCACCACAACACGCTCCACGCCTTCCAGCACCTGCCCTTCCACGAGGCGGTCTCTGCTGCGGGAGCGCTGTTCGGGGCCGAGAGCTACCTCGACGAAGCGGAGTACCGCGGCTTCTTCGAGGGGGGGCGCATCACCGAGGCAGACCTCGATGCGGCGCTGGACGAGTACCTCGACGAGGAGGCGAGGTCGCTCGCTGCGGAGGAGCGCCGGGGAGCGCTCTCCCGTCGCGCCATCGCGCGGCTCGCGCTGCTCCATCCGCTCCGCGCCGAGACGGCGGCGGGGCTCGTCTGGCGTCTGGCGGAGGAGGCAGGGCGTGCGGGGGCGGAGGCGACCCGCGCGCTCTGGGAGGCGTGCCGCGCCGTACCCCTGCCACCCGCGTCGCCTCGGGAGCCGTCGCTCGTCGACCGGGTGGGCATCGACCGGAGCCACCGGGATCTGCTGCTCGCGCTCACGGGGGACGACGCGGCCGAGCGCATCGGCTCGTTCCTGGTGAGGTTTCTGTCGGCGTACCTCGACGAGGGGGTGGCCCACTGGGCGATGCCCGAGCGAGAGCAGGGTCTGTGGGCGGCGTTCGTTTCGATGACGCGGGAAGCGCCGCCCGTCGTGGCGTTTCTTCACGGGCTCGCTGCCGAGATGGAGAGCTGCGCGCGGGAGCGCCTCGCGCCGGCGACCGTCGTGCTCCGTGCGCTGGACGAGCTGGGCGTCGCCGAGGCGCACCAGGAAGCGTACCTGACGCGCGTGCTGCTCGAAGCGCCCGGGTGGGCGGGGATGGTCCACCGGCTGGAGCACCACCCGGGGGATCGGGGGGCCGGGGCGCCGCCGGTCACGCTCGTGGAGCTCGCGGCGGTGCGGCTCACGCTGTCCCGGTACGCCCTGCGCGAGATCGCGCGGCAGCGGCTCGGCTACGAGGGGCCTCTGGCCGAGCTCTCGGAGTGCGTCCGTCGGAGCGTGCGGGGGGCGATGCTGCCCGCACGGTCGCCGGAGCACGAGCGCCCGTACCGGCTGTTCCAGCTCGTCCGGGTGGCAGGGCTGTCGGCGTCCGAGGTGGAGGCGCTGTCGGTGGAAGATCGGATCTGGACGCTCGAGGTGCTGGAGGCTTTGGGCGGCGGCGCGCGGCAGCGGGTGTGGCACGAGGCGTACGAGCGGCATCTCCGGAACGAGGTGATGGGGGCCCTCGCGGCGAACGTGCAGCGCCCGGTCGAGGCGCGGCGGGTGCGTGAGCCCATGCTCCAGCTCGTGTGCTGCATGGATGATCGCTCGTGTGGCCTGCGGCGCCACGTCGAGGAGCTGTCGCCCCACCACGAGACGTTCGGGATCGCGGGCTTCTTCGGTGTGCCCATTCGCTACCGCGGGCTCGATGACGCGGGGTACATGGACCTGTGCCCGCTCGGAGCCGAGCCGGCGTACGAGGTGGTGGAGCGCCCCGTCGAGGAGGCGCTCGGGGTGCGGCGTCAGGGGCATCGTCGAAGGTGGGCTCGCCTGCTGCACGCGCTGCGCCACGGGACGACCACGATGGCGCGTGGGGTGCTGCTCACGCCGACGCTGGGGGTGCTGTCGGTGGTGCCACTGGTGGCGCGGGTGCTCTTGCCGCGCACGACGGCGAAGCTCCAGGCAGCGCTCTCGGCGCGCCTCATGCCACCGCCGGTCACGCAGCTCCACAGCCCCGAGGAGGACGAAGGGCGCGGGGCACTGCGGCGGCTGACCGCGGCAGAGAAGGCGAGCCGCGTCGCAGCGTCGCTGGAGAACCTGGGCCTCGTGCAGGGCTTCGCGCCGCTGGTGGTGGTGCTCGGTCACGGGTCGAAGAGCACGAACAACCCGCACCAGTCGGCGTACGACTGCGGCGCGTGCGGCGGGCGGCTGGGCGGGCCGAACGCGCGGCTGTTCGCGGAGATGGCGAACGATCCGGCGGCGAGGGCGCTGCTGCGGGAGCGCGGGATCGTCATCCCCGAGACGACCTGGTTCATCGGCGGGCTGCACAACACGACCACGGACGGGATCACCCTGTACGACGAGCACCGCGTGCCGGCGTCACACCATGCGGCGCTGCGGGCGGTGAAGGCCGACCTCGACGAGGCGCGCAAGCGCCATGCGCACGAGCGGTGCCGGAGGTTCGCGTCGGCGCCGGCGCGGCTCGACCCGGAGGGGGCGCTTGCGCACGTCGAGGCCCGGGCCGAGGACCTGGGGCAAGCCCGACCGGAGCTGGGCCACGCGACGAACGCGGTCGCGGTGATCGGTCGGCGTGAGCTGACGCGGGGGCTGTTCCTCGACCGGCGCGCGTTCCTGATCTCGTACGACCCGACGCAGGACCCGGAGGGCCACATCCTGGAGCGCATCCTCGCCGCGGCCGGCCCGGTCGGGGCGGGGATCAACCTGGAGTACTACTTCTCTCGTGTCGACAACGCGCGCTACGGGTGCGGCACGAAGCTGCCCCACAACCTGGTGTCGCTGCTCGGGGTGATGGAGGGGACGGCGGGGGATCTGCGCACCGGGCTGCCGCGGCAGATGGTCGAGATCCACGAGCCGGTCCGGCTTCTCCTCGCCGTGGAGACGACGCCCGAGGTGGCCGCGGCCATCTGTGCGCGGCAGCCGGTGGTGCGGGAGCTGGTGGTGAACGGCTGGGTGCAGCTCGTCTGCGTCGACCCGGAGACGGGCGAGATGCAGCGGTTCCGGGCGGGGGGCTTCGAGCCGCTCGCGCTCTCGGTGCCGGCGCTGCCCGAGGTCGCGCGATCCGTCGATTGGTACGGGGGCAAGTCCGGTTTCGTCCCGCCCGCGGTCATCCGCGCTGCGGCTGCGGACCGTCCCGAGGTGTTCCATGTGGCTGCCTGA
- a CDS encoding complex I subunit 4 family protein: MSALLVLSALILSPLLGALLVARAPRRESAFQRAVVASAVTLLLAFVPLLLFREGRVEALGPRLPFVRAGLHLGLDGYSVVLPPLVAGMQLALLVAGRRAVLDRQKLGAMLVTASATLAVLCARDLALFGVAWVATLLPGERLIAKQESRDPLLRRTYRIFLFGGSAPLLLGIGLIAWLAGRQGGSAIFDLDELQRVGLPAGWQPVIFALLGMAVLMRRAAVPFHGWLPVLLERGPLGVALLLAQAQVGIHLLLRVAVPLLPEGCSVGMPLIAALGLVSLLHGAVLALVQTDLRRMLGYLISSQKGMVLLGVASMTHESVSGALLQGIGSVIALTGLAIVVWAVESRTGTADMRQLGGLVIRMPRTAAFFFLLGCAGIGFPGALTFVSEDLLIHGVLHAHPLLAALMLLSTAINGITLFRAFQRTFLGPAPRDRHATVEALLLRERAVLLALLCLTVALGVAPSGLLSLREPVVDQVVAHLHP; the protein is encoded by the coding sequence ATGAGCGCGCTGCTCGTCCTCTCGGCCTTGATCCTCTCCCCGCTGCTCGGTGCGCTGCTGGTCGCGCGCGCGCCGCGTCGCGAGAGCGCCTTCCAGAGGGCGGTGGTCGCCTCGGCCGTCACCCTGCTTCTGGCCTTCGTCCCGTTGCTGCTCTTCCGAGAGGGGCGGGTGGAGGCGCTGGGGCCGCGGCTGCCGTTCGTGCGCGCCGGGCTGCACCTCGGCCTCGATGGCTACAGTGTGGTGCTGCCGCCCCTCGTCGCGGGCATGCAGCTCGCCCTCCTGGTCGCCGGGCGTCGCGCCGTGCTCGATCGTCAGAAGCTCGGCGCCATGCTGGTCACGGCGAGCGCGACGCTCGCGGTGCTGTGTGCGCGGGACCTGGCGCTGTTCGGGGTGGCCTGGGTGGCGACGCTCCTGCCTGGGGAGCGGCTGATCGCGAAGCAGGAGTCGCGTGACCCGCTCCTGCGGCGCACCTACCGGATCTTCCTCTTCGGCGGGAGCGCGCCGCTCCTCCTCGGCATCGGCCTCATCGCCTGGCTCGCAGGTCGCCAAGGGGGCAGTGCGATCTTCGATCTCGACGAGCTTCAGCGCGTCGGCCTCCCTGCTGGCTGGCAGCCGGTGATCTTCGCACTCCTCGGCATGGCGGTGCTCATGCGTCGTGCGGCCGTGCCGTTCCACGGCTGGCTCCCCGTCCTCCTGGAGCGAGGACCACTCGGGGTGGCGCTCTTGCTCGCGCAGGCGCAGGTCGGCATCCACCTGCTCCTGCGGGTCGCGGTGCCGCTCTTGCCCGAGGGCTGCTCGGTGGGCATGCCCCTCATCGCGGCGCTGGGGCTCGTGAGCCTCTTGCACGGCGCGGTGCTCGCGCTGGTGCAGACCGACCTGCGCCGGATGCTCGGCTACCTCATCTCCAGCCAGAAGGGGATGGTGCTGCTCGGCGTGGCCTCGATGACCCACGAGAGCGTGAGCGGCGCGCTCCTCCAGGGCATCGGCTCGGTCATCGCGTTGACCGGGCTCGCCATCGTGGTCTGGGCGGTGGAGTCGCGCACGGGCACCGCCGACATGCGGCAGCTCGGCGGCCTGGTGATCCGCATGCCCCGCACGGCGGCCTTCTTCTTCCTGCTCGGCTGCGCGGGCATCGGGTTTCCTGGCGCGCTCACCTTCGTCAGCGAGGACCTGCTCATCCATGGCGTGCTGCATGCACACCCCTTGCTGGCGGCCTTGATGCTGCTCTCCACGGCGATCAACGGGATCACGCTCTTCCGCGCGTTCCAGCGGACCTTCCTCGGTCCGGCGCCGCGCGATCGCCACGCCACCGTCGAGGCGCTGCTCCTCCGGGAGCGGGCGGTGCTTCTTGCGCTGCTCTGTCTCACCGTGGCCCTCGGGGTCGCGCCCTCGGGGCTTCTGTCGCTGCGAGAGCCCGTGGTCGATCAGGTGGTGGCTCACCTCCACCCGTGA
- a CDS encoding alpha/beta fold hydrolase translates to MTARRPEAYLHHEAQLDGIRIHYVREGRRGRLPLLLLHGWPGFWWEWHRHVGPLAEHFDVIAPDLRGHGNSEKPDLSCVDLFHVDHVVDDVIQLLDHLDLARVCVVGRDWAALVVHKLLRRHRGRMIRAAVLNPIAPGFNARALEGDASPDSAFPDPLGMQLHEPEHLEAHHGIHRDACRSFFEHYLSSGSDDRRRLQGEEREIYLDNFLKPGNIQGGLNYHRANFGAASTAWDSVGRSPSDCPITFFLNHGGPTFPSTWHDLIRHWYSRCRLEHLPGHPSMREHAEHVNRRLRELFLGKSREDPPSVDRLSALPSQ, encoded by the coding sequence ATGACCGCTCGACGTCCCGAGGCGTATCTTCACCACGAAGCGCAGCTCGATGGCATCCGCATCCACTACGTCCGCGAGGGACGTCGAGGTCGGCTTCCGCTTCTGCTCCTGCATGGATGGCCGGGTTTCTGGTGGGAATGGCACCGGCACGTCGGTCCACTCGCCGAGCACTTCGACGTCATCGCGCCCGACCTGAGGGGCCACGGCAACTCCGAGAAGCCCGACCTCTCCTGCGTCGACCTCTTCCACGTGGACCACGTCGTCGACGACGTGATCCAGCTCCTCGATCATCTCGACCTAGCGCGCGTCTGCGTCGTCGGCCGGGACTGGGCGGCGCTCGTCGTGCACAAACTGCTGCGGCGCCACCGCGGTCGCATGATCCGCGCCGCCGTCTTGAACCCGATCGCGCCCGGCTTCAACGCGCGCGCGCTCGAGGGCGACGCGTCTCCGGACAGTGCCTTCCCCGACCCTCTCGGGATGCAGCTCCACGAGCCCGAGCACCTCGAAGCCCACCACGGCATCCACCGGGATGCCTGCCGCAGCTTCTTCGAGCACTACCTGTCGAGCGGCTCCGACGACCGGCGCCGCTTGCAAGGTGAGGAGCGGGAGATCTACCTCGACAACTTCCTGAAGCCCGGCAACATCCAGGGGGGGCTCAACTACCACCGCGCCAACTTCGGCGCCGCGAGCACCGCGTGGGACAGCGTGGGGCGCAGCCCCTCGGACTGCCCCATCACGTTCTTCCTCAACCACGGCGGCCCGACCTTCCCATCGACCTGGCACGATCTCATCCGCCACTGGTACTCGCGCTGCCGGCTGGAGCACCTCCCGGGTCACCCCTCGATGCGCGAGCACGCCGAACACGTGAACCGGCGCTTGCGCGAGCTCTTCCTCGGCAAGTCACGCGAAGATCCCCCGTCGGTCGACCGGTTGAGCGCGCTCCCATCACAGTGA
- a CDS encoding inositol monophosphatase family protein, whose product MSTEARSYGGALALAREAALAAGERLRAELHRPGGATGQGGHAPIDKEVEHLLRERLTGATPFSFLGEETGSHSGEDPSHCWIVDPNDGTRAFLQGSRVASVSIALTRNDAPVLGVIFAYASPDDDGDLFTWAEGLGPVCRNGAPIAGDLGERGLGRYDVVFISGAAEPFTPEVTASIAPARFQPLSSIAYRLALVAAGDGVAAAVFGACRSWDIAAGHALVRAAGGEIVDGSGQPITYGPLGEVSAERCFAGAPAAVRELLGRRFAPPQRPPTVPHASYGPLRPTPGRLVSDAGRLRRAQGCLLGQLTGDALGSLVEFAHKDDIPERYPAGLDLQDGGLWSTLAGQPTDGSEMALMLARSVVAFHAYAPGAALDAYLHWYRSRPFDMGCTTRRALGAAALSDTSEDALAAALATADPESQSNGSLMRVSPLGILGAGRPREAATWAREDSALTHPHPVCREACAAYVAAIAAAIGGEGVEGAYAAARDEAARGGSEPVMKALSAAADTPPKLFSADAGWVLVALQNAFHHLLRAPSFEAGVIATAREGAHADTNTAVAGALLGAVHGRDAIPARWRRLVLTCRPVAEARASRIRPAEFWPVDALLLAEALLLTGR is encoded by the coding sequence TTGAGCACAGAGGCCAGGTCTTACGGGGGCGCGCTCGCGCTGGCCAGGGAAGCCGCGCTCGCCGCAGGGGAGCGCCTGAGAGCAGAGCTGCATCGTCCAGGTGGCGCCACGGGGCAGGGCGGGCACGCGCCCATCGACAAGGAAGTCGAGCACCTCCTGCGCGAGCGCCTCACCGGGGCCACGCCGTTCTCGTTCCTCGGCGAGGAGACGGGCAGCCATTCCGGCGAGGACCCTTCTCATTGCTGGATCGTGGATCCCAACGACGGCACCCGGGCCTTTCTCCAGGGCTCCAGGGTGGCGTCGGTATCCATCGCGCTCACCCGGAACGACGCGCCCGTGCTCGGCGTCATCTTCGCCTACGCCTCACCCGACGACGACGGGGACCTCTTCACCTGGGCCGAGGGGCTCGGCCCCGTCTGCCGCAACGGAGCGCCCATCGCTGGGGACCTCGGCGAGCGCGGGCTGGGCCGCTACGACGTGGTGTTCATCTCGGGCGCCGCCGAGCCGTTCACCCCGGAGGTCACGGCGTCGATCGCCCCGGCGCGCTTCCAGCCGCTCTCCAGCATCGCGTACCGGCTCGCGCTGGTCGCTGCCGGCGACGGGGTGGCGGCCGCGGTGTTCGGCGCCTGCCGGAGCTGGGACATCGCCGCGGGACACGCGCTGGTCCGCGCCGCCGGTGGCGAGATCGTCGACGGGAGCGGACAGCCGATCACCTACGGGCCGCTCGGCGAGGTCAGCGCCGAGCGCTGCTTCGCGGGTGCGCCCGCTGCGGTCCGTGAGCTGCTCGGTCGGCGGTTCGCTCCGCCGCAGCGCCCGCCCACGGTGCCGCACGCTTCCTATGGTCCCCTCAGGCCGACCCCGGGACGCCTGGTCTCCGATGCGGGGCGCTTGCGGCGCGCCCAGGGGTGCCTGCTCGGGCAGCTCACGGGCGATGCCCTCGGCTCCCTCGTGGAGTTCGCGCACAAGGACGACATCCCGGAGCGCTACCCGGCAGGGCTGGATCTGCAGGATGGCGGCCTCTGGAGCACCCTCGCCGGTCAGCCCACCGACGGCTCCGAGATGGCCTTGATGCTGGCGCGCTCCGTGGTGGCCTTCCACGCCTACGCGCCCGGCGCAGCCCTGGATGCGTACCTGCACTGGTATCGCTCGCGCCCCTTCGACATGGGCTGCACGACCCGACGCGCCCTCGGCGCGGCCGCGCTCTCCGATACCAGCGAGGACGCGCTCGCCGCCGCACTCGCCACCGCCGATCCGGAGAGCCAGTCCAACGGCTCGCTGATGCGCGTCTCGCCCCTCGGGATCCTCGGCGCCGGACGCCCACGCGAGGCCGCCACCTGGGCCCGTGAAGACAGCGCCCTCACCCACCCTCACCCCGTCTGCCGCGAGGCCTGCGCGGCGTACGTGGCGGCGATCGCTGCGGCCATCGGCGGCGAGGGGGTCGAAGGGGCCTACGCTGCGGCCCGCGACGAGGCGGCGCGGGGGGGGAGCGAGCCCGTGATGAAGGCGCTGTCCGCTGCGGCCGACACCCCGCCCAAACTCTTCTCTGCCGACGCCGGGTGGGTCCTCGTCGCGTTGCAGAATGCCTTCCATCACCTCCTCCGCGCGCCGTCGTTCGAAGCGGGCGTCATCGCCACGGCCCGGGAGGGCGCTCACGCCGACACCAACACCGCCGTCGCGGGCGCCTTGCTCGGTGCCGTGCACGGACGCGATGCCATCCCGGCGCGCTGGCGTCGTCTCGTGCTGACCTGTCGTCCCGTGGCCGAGGCCAGAGCGTCCCGGATCCGACCCGCGGAGTTCTGGCCCGTGGACGCGCTCTTGCTCGCCGAAGCGCTGCTGCTCACCGGGCGCTGA
- a CDS encoding TauD/TfdA family dioxygenase: protein MPLDAPPLEGPYDVAPLDERGLPLVIAARAQRALPPLIEWIEARKEALRARLRAHGALLLRGFEVREPQDFERVARAIDPELSSEYMGTSPRKALTDYVFTASELPGFYPIPQHCEMTFTARPPRRLFFCCTIAPEAGGETPLCDFRKVLADLRPDVRERFEQRGVRIVRNYGAPIAEAEGESGVGLSARVQRFKRKLDPWQLKSWDEIFGTTDRAEVEAKCSVEGFRPTWLHGGGLRLTSEHDAARAHPETGERAWFNHVQVFHLSTAVSEYRRLFARQRAPWLLGMWQVSRVLSAAQRRLRRSDELTMHCTHRDGGEIAEADLEHVRDVIWSNLVVFPWRKGDVVAIDNAVVAHGRMPYRGPREVLVAWA, encoded by the coding sequence ATGCCTCTCGATGCTCCCCCCCTGGAAGGTCCCTACGACGTGGCGCCCCTCGACGAGCGGGGGTTGCCGCTGGTCATCGCCGCCCGCGCGCAGCGTGCCCTTCCGCCGCTGATCGAGTGGATCGAGGCGCGCAAGGAGGCGCTCCGCGCGCGGCTCCGCGCCCACGGGGCCCTGCTCCTGCGTGGCTTCGAGGTGCGGGAGCCCCAGGACTTCGAGCGCGTGGCCCGCGCCATCGATCCCGAGCTCTCCAGCGAGTACATGGGCACCTCGCCGCGCAAGGCGCTCACCGACTACGTGTTCACCGCGAGCGAGCTGCCAGGCTTTTACCCGATCCCGCAGCATTGCGAGATGACCTTCACGGCGCGGCCTCCGCGGCGGCTGTTCTTCTGCTGCACGATCGCGCCCGAGGCGGGAGGGGAGACCCCGCTCTGCGATTTCCGGAAGGTGCTCGCCGACCTGCGCCCCGACGTGCGAGAGCGGTTCGAGCAGCGTGGTGTCCGCATCGTGCGCAACTACGGCGCGCCGATCGCGGAAGCCGAAGGGGAGAGTGGGGTGGGGCTCTCCGCGCGTGTCCAGCGCTTCAAGCGGAAGCTCGATCCGTGGCAGCTCAAGAGCTGGGACGAGATCTTCGGCACGACCGATCGGGCCGAGGTCGAGGCGAAGTGCAGCGTCGAGGGGTTCCGGCCGACGTGGCTGCACGGAGGCGGGCTCCGGCTCACCAGCGAGCACGACGCGGCGCGGGCGCACCCGGAGACCGGCGAGCGGGCCTGGTTCAACCACGTGCAGGTCTTCCACCTGTCGACCGCCGTCTCGGAGTACCGACGCCTGTTCGCGCGGCAGCGTGCGCCGTGGCTGCTCGGCATGTGGCAGGTGAGCCGCGTGCTCAGCGCGGCGCAGCGGCGGCTGCGGCGCTCGGACGAGCTGACGATGCATTGCACCCACCGTGACGGCGGCGAGATCGCCGAGGCGGATCTGGAGCACGTGCGCGACGTGATCTGGTCGAACCTGGTGGTGTTTCCCTGGCGCAAAGGAGACGTGGTGGCGATCGACAACGCCGTCGTGGCCCACGGCCGCATGCCGTACCGTGGCCCGCGCGAGGTGCTCGTCGCCTGGGCGTGA
- a CDS encoding proton-conducting transporter membrane subunit, protein MWLPDLFVGKLAALAVLAPAIAFAALGAWTLLLRAPSERVVSRVVLSAASLSVLCSLVVWGRAVAAPHAFVAVDVGHWFMTPHYEFDLVLLVDRLSSTMMLLVSLVVLVVGRFSVAYLHREPGFTRFFLLLALFSTGMLGLVCAGTIDLFFAGWELVGATSVLLVAFFHERAAPARAAVRVYVTYRLCDVGLLGGAVLMHELAHTSSFEIVLGGETWPGTGAALGQGGATALALCFLLAAMGKSAQFPLGSWLPRAMEGPTPSSALFYGAISVHAGVYLLLRSAPLLQSAPWASAAVAVVGALTALYGTVVGRVQPDVKSALAHATMSQVGIMFVEIGLGFYGLALVHLFAHACLRCLQLLRAPSALRDAQEITAAHAGAPLPRLGIVGRLLPARFARRMYWLSLERFHLEAVQERLVAAPVMRFGALLDRVERRWVAALAGHGGAVGGGGGEAGAAGVRGQGCGAMALVASPLLSDRREVREGRS, encoded by the coding sequence ATGTGGCTGCCTGATCTCTTCGTGGGAAAGCTCGCCGCCCTCGCCGTGCTCGCGCCCGCGATCGCGTTCGCTGCGCTGGGCGCGTGGACCTTGCTCCTCCGCGCCCCGAGCGAGCGGGTCGTGTCCCGGGTCGTGCTCTCCGCGGCGAGCTTGTCGGTCCTGTGCTCGCTCGTGGTCTGGGGACGCGCCGTGGCTGCGCCGCATGCCTTCGTGGCCGTGGACGTGGGTCACTGGTTCATGACCCCCCACTACGAGTTCGATCTGGTGCTGCTCGTCGACCGGCTGTCGTCGACGATGATGCTCCTCGTCTCCCTCGTCGTGCTGGTCGTCGGCCGCTTCTCGGTGGCCTACCTGCACCGGGAGCCGGGCTTCACCCGCTTCTTCCTGCTCCTCGCGCTCTTCTCCACCGGGATGCTGGGGCTGGTGTGCGCCGGGACGATCGATCTCTTCTTCGCGGGCTGGGAGCTGGTGGGCGCGACCAGCGTGCTGCTCGTGGCATTCTTCCACGAGCGCGCGGCGCCCGCGCGGGCTGCGGTCCGGGTCTACGTGACCTACCGACTCTGCGATGTGGGTCTTCTCGGCGGCGCGGTGCTCATGCACGAGCTCGCGCACACGTCGAGCTTCGAGATCGTGCTCGGTGGGGAGACGTGGCCAGGGACGGGCGCGGCGCTGGGGCAAGGAGGCGCGACGGCGCTGGCGCTCTGCTTCCTCCTGGCGGCGATGGGCAAGAGCGCTCAGTTCCCGCTCGGGAGCTGGCTGCCGCGTGCAATGGAGGGGCCGACGCCGTCGAGCGCGCTGTTCTACGGCGCGATCTCCGTGCACGCGGGAGTGTACCTCTTGCTGCGCTCGGCGCCGCTGTTGCAGAGCGCGCCCTGGGCGAGCGCTGCGGTGGCGGTGGTCGGAGCGCTGACGGCCCTCTACGGCACCGTGGTGGGGCGGGTGCAGCCCGATGTGAAGAGCGCCCTCGCGCACGCGACGATGTCGCAGGTCGGGATCATGTTCGTGGAGATCGGCCTCGGCTTCTACGGGCTCGCCCTGGTGCACCTGTTCGCGCACGCTTGCCTCCGCTGCCTCCAGCTCTTGCGCGCCCCCTCGGCGCTGCGTGACGCGCAGGAGATCACTGCGGCCCACGCCGGGGCACCGCTGCCGCGGCTCGGCATCGTCGGTCGGCTCTTGCCAGCGAGGTTCGCACGGCGGATGTACTGGCTCTCGCTGGAGCGGTTTCACCTGGAGGCGGTCCAGGAGCGGCTGGTGGCGGCGCCGGTGATGCGTTTCGGCGCGCTGCTCGATCGTGTGGAGCGGCGCTGGGTGGCGGCGCTCGCTGGCCATGGGGGCGCGGTCGGAGGAGGCGGCGGCGAGGCGGGGGCTGCCGGGGTCCGCGGGCAAGGATGTGGGGCGATGGCGCTCGTCGCCTCTCCCCTCCTGAGCGACCGGCGCGAGGTGAGGGAGGGGCGATCATGA